The following are encoded together in the Deinococcus soli (ex Cha et al. 2016) genome:
- a CDS encoding DUF2268 domain-containing putative Zn-dependent protease (predicted Zn-dependent protease with a strongly conserved HExxH motif): MRPHPRPNLFHLLNAGGQLPPDLAAHVDEVGRSAFLRLADRLELDGVDAVLYASPWTIPETGLVGNAPDGHSVHIALTPTSPHFRAGWRQELPATLAHELHHARRWRHAGLGTLLDALVFEGLALHFESEERGEVPQYAHPTTELDGLWARASAHLDGPYDYHAWFMGSAAQDLPRWGGYALGLELVRRFLNGAGGDAVTHAATASEDLRHAWPPA, translated from the coding sequence ATGCGCCCGCACCCCCGCCCGAACCTCTTCCACCTGCTGAACGCCGGGGGGCAACTCCCGCCTGACCTCGCCGCCCATGTGGATGAGGTCGGGCGGAGCGCCTTCCTTCGCCTCGCGGACCGACTGGAACTGGACGGCGTGGACGCCGTGCTGTACGCCAGCCCCTGGACGATCCCCGAGACGGGCCTGGTCGGGAATGCCCCGGACGGTCACAGCGTCCACATTGCCCTGACACCCACCAGTCCGCACTTCCGGGCCGGATGGCGGCAGGAACTCCCCGCGACGCTCGCGCACGAACTGCACCACGCGCGGCGCTGGCGGCACGCGGGCCTGGGGACGCTGCTCGACGCCCTGGTGTTCGAGGGACTCGCCCTGCACTTCGAGTCCGAAGAGCGCGGCGAGGTCCCCCAGTACGCCCACCCCACCACCGAGCTGGACGGACTGTGGGCGCGGGCGTCGGCGCACCTGGACGGGCCGTACGACTACCACGCGTGGTTCATGGGGTCGGCCGCGCAGGACCTGCCCCGCTGGGGGGGCTACGCCCTGGGACTCGAACTGGTCCGGCGATTCCTGAACGGGGCGGGTGGGGACGCCGTGACGCACGCGGCCACAGCGTCGGAGGACCTGCGGCACGCGTGGCCGCCCGCCTGA
- a CDS encoding dipeptidase: MLIDGHLDLAFNALNGRDLTLPLEALRAADPTVNETATVTLPELRSAGLRVCVGTLFALPHGAGSAGGYSDHAGARAQALAQLDAYHRWQDAGLVRLLSTRAEVGAHLQEPDGPLGVVLLMEGADPIRDAGDLPFWVERGVRVIGPAWGRTRYAGGTDAPGPLTPQGRELVQAMRDLNVTLDASHLDDASFWEAAEIGPQLIATHANSRALVPGNRHLTDDMVRAVAASGGMIGLVFLNRFIRPLPEGSLEPVPLSELAAHARHYASLVGWEHVTLGTDLDGGFGAEKTPAGVDRYADVAAFLQELPAGARDGVAWGNWARWLTHRL; this comes from the coding sequence GTGCTGATCGACGGACACCTGGACCTCGCGTTCAACGCCCTGAACGGCCGGGACCTGACCCTCCCACTGGAGGCGCTGCGCGCGGCGGACCCCACCGTGAACGAGACCGCCACCGTCACCCTGCCGGAACTGCGCTCGGCTGGCCTGCGCGTGTGCGTCGGGACGCTGTTCGCCCTGCCGCACGGAGCGGGCAGTGCCGGCGGGTACAGCGACCACGCGGGCGCGCGGGCGCAGGCGCTGGCGCAGCTGGACGCGTATCACCGCTGGCAGGACGCGGGCCTCGTGCGGCTGCTCTCCACGCGGGCGGAGGTCGGCGCGCACCTACAGGAGCCGGACGGCCCGCTGGGCGTGGTGCTCCTGATGGAGGGCGCCGATCCCATCCGGGACGCCGGGGACCTGCCCTTCTGGGTCGAGCGGGGCGTGCGCGTGATCGGCCCCGCGTGGGGACGCACCCGCTACGCCGGGGGAACGGACGCGCCGGGCCCCCTCACCCCGCAGGGGCGGGAACTGGTGCAGGCCATGCGGGACCTGAACGTCACGCTGGACGCCTCGCACCTGGACGACGCGTCGTTCTGGGAGGCGGCCGAGATCGGGCCGCAGCTGATCGCCACGCACGCCAACAGCCGCGCCCTGGTGCCCGGCAACCGCCACCTGACCGACGACATGGTCCGCGCGGTCGCGGCGTCGGGCGGGATGATCGGACTGGTGTTCCTGAACCGTTTCATCCGCCCGCTGCCGGAGGGTAGCCTGGAACCGGTGCCCCTCTCGGAACTGGCCGCGCACGCCCGGCACTACGCGTCCCTGGTCGGCTGGGAACACGTCACGCTCGGCACGGATCTGGACGGCGGTTTCGGGGCCGAGAAGACCCCGGCGGGCGTGGACCGCTACGCGGACGTGGCTGCCTTCCTGCAGGAGCTGCCCGCCGGGGCGCGGGACGGCGTGGCGTGGGGCAACTGGGCGCGCTGGCTCACGCACCGGCTGTAA
- a CDS encoding alanine--glyoxylate aminotransferase family protein: protein MPDATPEHTLLTPGPTPIHPRAMQALTRPMLGHMDPEVFALNREIQADLRVMYGTEESTFTALLAGTGSLGMEASFANLVEAGDEVLVCANGSFGRRMAEMAARYGARVRLVTAPLGEAINPDAVAAHLDGVRMVAVVHGETSTGVLNPVPEIARLVRQSGALLTVDAVTTAGMEPFHMAEWGVDFAYTGAQKCLSAPPGLAPVAISERAFARFAARRAPTPLWYCDFEGLRDYWEDHSYHHTVPVNLHYALHAALRAALDEGLENRQRRVQEVGAAIQTALAPLGFTSYVRRPEDRLPTVLALRLPEGFDDAGVRTALRERHISVTGGLGPTAGLIWRLGLMGETARPAPYLTLMHALEDILGERGLAGRFQDALAPVPA from the coding sequence ATGCCGGACGCGACCCCCGAACACACCCTGCTGACCCCTGGACCCACCCCCATCCACCCCAGGGCCATGCAGGCCCTCACGCGCCCCATGCTCGGCCACATGGACCCCGAGGTGTTCGCCCTGAACCGCGAGATCCAGGCCGATCTGCGCGTCATGTACGGCACCGAGGAGAGCACCTTCACCGCCCTGCTCGCCGGAACCGGCAGCCTCGGCATGGAAGCCAGCTTCGCGAACCTCGTCGAGGCGGGCGACGAGGTGCTCGTGTGCGCCAACGGGTCCTTCGGGCGCCGCATGGCCGAGATGGCCGCCCGCTACGGCGCGCGCGTCCGCCTCGTCACCGCGCCCCTCGGCGAGGCCATCAACCCAGACGCCGTCGCCGCGCACCTCGACGGCGTCAGGATGGTCGCCGTCGTCCACGGCGAAACCAGCACCGGCGTCCTGAACCCCGTCCCCGAGATCGCCCGCCTCGTCCGCCAGAGCGGCGCGCTGCTCACCGTGGACGCCGTCACCACCGCAGGCATGGAACCCTTCCACATGGCCGAGTGGGGCGTGGACTTCGCCTACACCGGCGCGCAGAAGTGCCTCAGCGCCCCCCCCGGCCTCGCGCCAGTTGCCATCAGCGAACGCGCCTTCGCCCGCTTCGCCGCCCGCCGCGCCCCCACCCCACTGTGGTACTGCGACTTCGAGGGTCTGCGCGACTACTGGGAGGACCACTCCTACCACCACACCGTGCCCGTGAACCTGCACTACGCCCTGCACGCCGCGCTGCGCGCCGCACTCGACGAGGGCCTGGAGAACCGCCAGCGGCGCGTGCAGGAGGTCGGCGCGGCCATCCAGACCGCCCTGGCCCCACTGGGCTTCACCTCGTACGTCCGCCGCCCCGAGGACCGCCTCCCCACCGTCCTGGCCCTGCGCCTCCCCGAAGGCTTCGACGACGCAGGCGTCCGCACGGCCCTGCGCGAACGGCACATCAGCGTCACCGGCGGCCTCGGCCCCACCGCGGGCCTCATCTGGCGTCTGGGCCTGATGGGTGAAACCGCCCGCCCCGCCCCCTACCTGACCCTCATGCACGCCCTGGAGGACATCCTGGGTGAACGCGGCCTCGCCGGGCGCTTCCAGGACGCCCTGGCTCCCGTGCCCGCCTGA
- a CDS encoding diacylglycerol/lipid kinase family protein, translating into MTGNVPTPSGPRTGTRVLVVFNPKSGSGDSELPQFIQLLREDGMDVVERELQNDTPMRDYVTDLDQFTYLVGAGGDGTVSSLAYAAQYKNVPMLAFPAGTANLIAQNLDLPQDAAGLAAIIRDGHSLRVDMGEIEVQGEKSGFCMLAGAGADASMIRDSEELKDRFGAMAYVMSAMKQLNPKKTTFHLKIDGQPREFEGIGVMIANFGMANYRLPITSDISPSDGRFTVILMKAGNIMRLLPNLIDSVRAKLNLGDPMFSGNLETIEARTVEVDADEPFPLQYDGELHVETTPFQARILPGAIRFLTAAKRDDLET; encoded by the coding sequence ATGACAGGCAACGTCCCCACCCCCAGCGGCCCCCGCACCGGCACCCGCGTCCTTGTGGTGTTCAATCCCAAAAGCGGCAGCGGTGACAGTGAACTGCCGCAGTTCATCCAGCTGCTCCGTGAAGACGGCATGGACGTCGTGGAACGCGAACTCCAGAACGACACCCCCATGCGCGACTACGTCACGGACCTCGACCAGTTCACGTACCTCGTCGGGGCCGGCGGGGACGGCACCGTCAGCAGCCTCGCGTACGCCGCGCAGTACAAGAACGTCCCCATGCTGGCCTTCCCGGCCGGCACCGCCAACCTCATTGCGCAGAACCTCGACCTGCCGCAGGACGCCGCCGGACTGGCCGCCATCATCCGCGACGGCCACAGCCTGCGCGTCGACATGGGCGAGATTGAGGTGCAGGGCGAGAAGAGCGGCTTCTGCATGCTCGCCGGCGCGGGCGCCGACGCCAGCATGATCCGCGACAGCGAGGAACTCAAGGACCGCTTCGGCGCCATGGCGTACGTCATGAGCGCCATGAAACAACTGAACCCCAAGAAGACCACCTTCCACCTGAAGATCGACGGGCAACCCCGGGAATTCGAGGGGATCGGGGTCATGATCGCCAACTTCGGCATGGCCAACTACCGCCTGCCCATCACCAGCGACATCAGCCCCAGCGACGGCCGTTTCACCGTCATTCTGATGAAAGCCGGGAACATCATGCGGCTCCTCCCGAATCTGATCGACTCCGTGCGCGCCAAACTGAACCTCGGGGACCCCATGTTCAGCGGCAACCTCGAAACCATCGAGGCCCGCACCGTCGAGGTCGACGCCGACGAACCCTTCCCGCTGCAATACGACGGCGAACTGCACGTCGAGACCACACCCTTCCAGGCCCGCATCCTGCCCGGCGCGATCCGCTTCCTCACCGCCGCCAAGCGCGACGACCTCGAAACCTGA
- the lnt gene encoding apolipoprotein N-acyltransferase — protein MPTPATGLLLGLLLAACGLPLPWSWAAFLPLALILPFIAAAPTPRHAAGRAFWVGFGYFGLHLWWLGAFLVNLLGFPPLAAAAALLFALEGAFLAAAAFLATSVTRTRTGRIWTLAGAWVILEWLRFLGPLAFPWPTLGYTLLPTPTIQIADLGGVLLGSVLVTLTAASLAHAWTERQQQGRRPLTPALLAAGAWAAALGYGLTRTPGTGPEQPMRVMRVTFDVFGRASNTLDPASEFDVQRAASLNRPQDSVVVWSESSVRNQSTPALKGTAVPNFPGPGITGYSGQQFTPLLDNQYRVEEFNTVVTTDTAGRVQSVNAKAQPVPFGELFPFRPILTPIYNLLERNLGFPLGSMPRNLTPAPIALNGVLYGAYICYDSVFPRVARALTAQGAEVLVNPSNDGWYRGWGVQQHFNMGRVRAIETRRWLVRSVNNGVAGSVNDLGQPIQTVQDGTELRTLDVRPRLLTGTTVYVRLGDWPALMLALGMILYGMTRRERDF, from the coding sequence ATGCCCACGCCCGCCACCGGCCTCCTGCTCGGCCTGCTCCTCGCCGCCTGCGGCCTCCCCCTGCCCTGGAGCTGGGCCGCGTTCCTCCCGCTCGCCCTGATCCTGCCGTTCATCGCCGCCGCCCCCACCCCCAGGCACGCCGCCGGACGCGCCTTCTGGGTGGGCTTCGGGTACTTCGGCCTGCACCTGTGGTGGCTCGGCGCATTCCTCGTGAACCTCCTGGGCTTCCCACCCCTCGCCGCCGCCGCCGCGCTGCTGTTCGCCCTGGAAGGCGCGTTCCTGGCGGCCGCCGCGTTCCTCGCCACCAGCGTCACCCGCACCCGCACCGGCCGCATCTGGACACTGGCCGGCGCGTGGGTGATCCTCGAATGGCTACGCTTCCTGGGCCCCCTCGCCTTCCCCTGGCCCACCCTCGGGTACACCCTGCTGCCCACCCCCACCATCCAGATCGCCGACCTGGGCGGCGTGCTGCTCGGCAGTGTCCTCGTGACCCTCACCGCCGCCAGCCTCGCCCACGCCTGGACCGAGCGGCAGCAGCAGGGGAGACGCCCCCTCACCCCCGCGCTGCTCGCTGCCGGCGCCTGGGCTGCCGCCCTGGGCTACGGCCTGACCCGCACCCCCGGCACCGGCCCCGAACAACCCATGCGGGTCATGCGCGTCACCTTCGACGTCTTTGGACGCGCCAGCAACACCCTCGACCCAGCTTCAGAATTCGACGTGCAACGAGCAGCCAGCCTCAACCGCCCCCAGGACAGCGTCGTCGTCTGGAGTGAAAGCAGCGTCCGTAACCAGTCCACCCCGGCACTCAAGGGAACCGCAGTCCCCAATTTTCCCGGTCCCGGCATCACGGGATACAGCGGCCAGCAGTTCACGCCCCTCCTGGACAATCAGTACCGGGTCGAGGAATTCAACACCGTCGTCACCACCGACACCGCAGGCCGCGTCCAGAGCGTCAACGCCAAGGCTCAGCCCGTTCCTTTTGGCGAACTGTTCCCCTTCCGGCCCATCCTGACGCCCATCTACAACTTGCTGGAACGCAACCTCGGCTTCCCGCTTGGTAGCATGCCCCGCAACCTCACCCCCGCGCCCATCGCCCTGAACGGCGTCCTGTACGGCGCGTACATCTGCTACGACAGCGTCTTCCCCAGGGTCGCCCGCGCACTGACCGCCCAGGGAGCGGAGGTTCTCGTGAACCCCAGCAACGACGGCTGGTACCGGGGCTGGGGCGTGCAGCAGCACTTCAACATGGGCCGCGTGCGCGCCATCGAGACGCGGCGCTGGCTCGTCCGCAGCGTCAACAACGGCGTCGCCGGCTCCGTCAACGACCTCGGGCAGCCCATCCAGACCGTGCAGGACGGCACCGAACTCCGCACCCTCGACGTCCGCCCACGCCTCCTGACCGGCACCACCGTCTACGTCCGCCTCGGCGACTGGCCCGCGCTGATGCTGGCCCTCGGCATGATCCTGTACGGCATGACCCGACGCGAACGGGACTTCTAG
- a CDS encoding IPT/TIG domain-containing protein, protein MLRFFVASLLIAGGLVACAPAQQGASRMVTVTPVLIKASEGAARGGTLTIQGRYLGGPSTGKVRLGANEQGEGGYVFPAAAVQSWTDSQIVLTVPSDAPVGGSWLFVEVGAMRSTGLPFSVKQ, encoded by the coding sequence ATGCTGCGTTTCTTTGTTGCTTCTTTACTGATTGCTGGGGGGCTGGTGGCCTGCGCGCCTGCCCAGCAGGGCGCGTCCCGGATGGTGACGGTCACGCCGGTGCTGATCAAGGCGTCCGAGGGCGCCGCGCGCGGCGGCACCCTGACGATTCAGGGCCGGTACCTGGGTGGGCCCAGCACCGGCAAGGTGCGCCTGGGCGCCAACGAGCAGGGCGAGGGAGGCTACGTGTTCCCGGCCGCGGCGGTGCAGTCGTGGACGGACAGCCAGATCGTGCTGACCGTGCCCAGTGACGCGCCGGTGGGCGGAAGCTGGCTGTTCGTGGAGGTCGGCGCGATGCGCTCCACGGGGTTGCCGTTCAGCGTCAAGCAGTAA
- the hisS gene encoding histidine--tRNA ligase, whose product MAINRPKGTEDHLPALSPKLTLDVSAQAHGWLVEKARRVLERAGAQRIDTPLFEEADLVKRGVGGSTDIVRKEMFTVYYFGDHGGYILRPEGTAAIVRAYLQNGLKQLPAPLKLWTHGPMFRAERQQRGRLRQFHQVDYEVLGSTDALVDAEAIALMVGVVRELGLTGVRVKLGSIGDPEDRERYNTYLRELFTPQLERLSDDSKDRLTRNPMRILDSKSASDQELLAELGVKPMLDFLGEEAGAHFRAVQAYLTEWGVDYDIDPSIVRGLDYYRRTAWELHHEGVGAKSALGGGGRYDGLAQELGSKEPIPGIGWAFGVERLLLALEAEGMALPEIAGPLLYVAALDEVNVPHAARTAMRARAHARAEFAYRAMKPAAAFRDAERRGAHWVALLGTDEVAQGTLSLKNIRTGEQRSLAAADLATFLQEHA is encoded by the coding sequence ATGGCGATCAACCGCCCCAAGGGCACAGAAGATCACCTCCCGGCCCTGAGTCCGAAACTCACGCTTGACGTTTCGGCGCAGGCGCACGGCTGGCTGGTGGAGAAGGCAAGGCGCGTTCTGGAACGCGCGGGCGCGCAGCGCATCGACACGCCCCTGTTCGAGGAGGCGGACCTCGTGAAGCGTGGCGTGGGGGGCAGCACGGACATCGTCCGCAAGGAGATGTTCACCGTGTATTACTTCGGGGATCACGGCGGGTACATCCTGCGGCCCGAGGGGACGGCAGCCATCGTGCGCGCGTACCTGCAGAATGGGCTCAAGCAGCTGCCCGCGCCGCTGAAATTGTGGACGCACGGGCCGATGTTCCGCGCCGAGCGGCAGCAGCGCGGGCGCCTGCGGCAGTTCCATCAGGTGGATTACGAGGTGCTGGGCAGCACGGACGCGCTGGTGGACGCCGAGGCGATCGCGCTGATGGTGGGCGTGGTGCGTGAACTGGGCCTGACGGGAGTGCGCGTGAAGCTGGGCAGCATCGGCGACCCGGAGGACCGCGAGCGCTACAACACGTACCTGCGGGAGCTGTTCACGCCGCAGCTGGAGCGCCTGTCGGACGACTCGAAGGACCGCCTGACCCGCAACCCCATGCGCATCCTCGACAGCAAGAGCGCCTCGGATCAGGAGCTGCTCGCGGAACTCGGCGTGAAGCCCATGCTGGACTTCCTGGGTGAGGAGGCGGGCGCGCACTTCCGCGCCGTGCAGGCCTACCTGACCGAGTGGGGCGTGGACTACGACATCGACCCCAGCATCGTGCGAGGCCTGGACTACTACCGCCGCACCGCCTGGGAACTGCACCACGAGGGCGTCGGCGCGAAATCCGCGCTGGGCGGCGGGGGCCGCTACGACGGGCTGGCGCAGGAACTCGGCAGCAAGGAGCCTATTCCCGGCATCGGCTGGGCGTTCGGCGTAGAGCGGCTGCTGCTGGCGCTGGAGGCCGAGGGGATGGCCCTCCCGGAGATCGCCGGGCCGCTGCTGTACGTCGCCGCGCTGGACGAGGTGAACGTCCCGCACGCCGCGCGCACCGCCATGAGAGCCCGCGCGCACGCCCGCGCGGAGTTCGCCTACCGCGCGATGAAACCCGCCGCGGCCTTCCGCGACGCCGAGCGGCGCGGCGCGCACTGGGTGGCCCTCCTCGGGACCGACGAGGTCGCGCAGGGCACCCTCAGCCTCAAGAACATCAGGACCGGTGAGCAGCGCAGCCTCGCCGCCGCCGACCTCGCCACCTTCCTTCAGGAGCACGCATGA
- a CDS encoding tyrosine-type recombinase/integrase, with protein MSEITPYVGDRLAQARALAGLTDEALRVRAITAARDKTFEDLWSLTLAYLSSDTSAGVKLSPHTLRAYRKGVEVLLEHASSNAWNLLHPGRREPGLYVAALTASGLKPATVMARVAAAGALYRALRWAGATDADPFADVKRPKDRTKGVVKNPPYRAEFVQAMLAEADVREAALLLLLTHAGLRIAEALSVEWSHVNLPGRRLLVAHGKGDKARIVPLSGRLRGSLEALLAASPTRDGFVLPWRAYSSAYERLQTLALRCGREHEFRGFHAGRKYAGTQLYAAVKDFTRVAGFLGHEQVDTTRRYVEVPEDDLADAVEAFR; from the coding sequence ATGTCCGAGATTACCCCTTACGTAGGCGACCGCCTTGCCCAGGCCCGCGCGCTGGCTGGCCTCACCGACGAGGCCCTGCGGGTCCGCGCCATCACCGCCGCCCGGGACAAGACCTTCGAGGACCTGTGGTCCCTGACCCTCGCGTACCTCAGCAGCGACACCAGTGCGGGCGTGAAACTCAGTCCGCACACACTGCGCGCGTACCGCAAGGGCGTCGAGGTTCTGCTGGAGCACGCCTCGTCGAATGCCTGGAATCTGCTGCACCCGGGGCGGCGTGAGCCTGGGCTGTACGTGGCGGCCCTGACGGCCTCAGGCCTGAAGCCAGCGACGGTCATGGCGCGCGTGGCGGCGGCCGGGGCGCTGTACCGCGCGCTGCGGTGGGCGGGGGCGACGGACGCCGATCCCTTCGCGGACGTGAAGCGCCCGAAGGACCGCACGAAGGGCGTGGTGAAGAACCCGCCGTACCGGGCGGAGTTCGTGCAGGCGATGCTCGCCGAGGCGGACGTGCGGGAGGCGGCGCTGCTGCTGCTGCTGACGCACGCTGGGCTGCGAATCGCGGAGGCGCTGTCCGTCGAGTGGTCGCACGTGAATCTGCCGGGTCGGCGCCTGCTCGTCGCGCACGGTAAGGGCGACAAGGCGCGGATCGTGCCACTCAGCGGTCGTCTGCGTGGGTCGCTGGAGGCGTTGCTGGCCGCGTCCCCCACGCGGGATGGGTTCGTGCTGCCGTGGCGTGCTTACTCGTCGGCGTACGAGCGGTTGCAGACGTTGGCGCTGCGGTGCGGGCGTGAGCATGAATTCCGGGGCTTTCACGCCGGGCGCAAGTACGCGGGGACGCAGCTGTACGCGGCGGTCAAGGATTTCACGCGGGTGGCGGGATTTCTGGGCCATGAGCAGGTGGATACGACGCGGCGGTACGTGGAGGTGCCGGAAGATGATCTGGCGGACGCCGTCGAGGCCTTCCGGTAG
- a CDS encoding metallophosphoesterase family protein, which produces MRLAFISDIHGNIHALTAVKRFLSENIVNQVIVVGDLVGYGASPGPVIDFVKREGWTVGLGSSDMRVAMDMGDRADRKGVADQVLNWTKKMLTPEQVDFLRRLPPGGRIMTPVGRVRFFHGSPHDPEQRLDLMAAERDLESLAESLGSRVIVVGGTHVPFTRVIGETTFVDPGSVGLTLNHEPGADVVIVDCVGRKPKVSLHKVTYDFASSAFDIMAWNLPPVIADVIRTGRMG; this is translated from the coding sequence TTGAGACTGGCGTTTATCAGTGACATTCACGGGAACATTCACGCGTTGACGGCGGTGAAGCGGTTCCTGTCGGAAAATATCGTGAATCAGGTGATCGTCGTGGGTGATCTGGTGGGGTACGGCGCGAGCCCGGGTCCGGTGATCGATTTCGTGAAGCGGGAGGGCTGGACGGTGGGTCTGGGGTCCAGTGACATGCGCGTGGCGATGGACATGGGAGACCGCGCGGACCGCAAGGGCGTGGCGGATCAGGTCCTGAACTGGACGAAGAAGATGCTCACGCCGGAGCAGGTGGATTTCCTGCGGCGCCTGCCGCCTGGGGGGCGGATCATGACGCCGGTGGGGCGCGTGCGGTTCTTCCATGGCAGTCCGCACGATCCGGAGCAGCGGCTGGACCTGATGGCGGCCGAGCGGGACCTGGAGTCCCTGGCGGAGTCGCTGGGGTCGCGGGTGATCGTGGTGGGTGGGACGCACGTGCCGTTCACGCGGGTGATCGGTGAGACGACGTTCGTGGATCCGGGGAGTGTGGGGTTGACGCTGAATCACGAGCCGGGTGCGGACGTGGTGATCGTGGACTGCGTGGGGCGCAAACCGAAGGTGTCGCTGCATAAGGTGACGTACGATTTCGCGTCGAGTGCGTTCGACATCATGGCGTGGAACCTGCCGCCGGTGATCGCGGACGTGATCCGCACGGGCCGCATGGGCTGA
- a CDS encoding HAD family hydrolase → MSSHPPLRAVLFDRDDTIAFTDPGVYREAARWAQETFGIDARTFGGALREQWDRRAMDWWDLRTPEQEDAFWHAYGQELAGMLGLTAPQMTQLMDRWPYEAYMKPVPNARAVLGTLRERGLKVGVLSNTLPSIDRTLRFVGLDDLVDVAVATCSVGVHKPDPGAYRHAADALGVRLEEVLFVDDKIENVVAARALGMHALLIDLSGAHPDAIHDLAQVLEAVEGLDVAC, encoded by the coding sequence ATGTCCAGCCATCCTCCGCTGCGCGCGGTCCTGTTCGACCGGGACGACACCATCGCCTTCACCGACCCTGGCGTGTACCGCGAGGCGGCCCGGTGGGCCCAGGAGACCTTCGGTATCGACGCCCGCACGTTCGGCGGCGCGCTGCGCGAGCAGTGGGACCGCCGCGCGATGGACTGGTGGGACCTACGCACGCCCGAGCAGGAGGACGCCTTCTGGCACGCCTACGGGCAGGAACTCGCGGGGATGCTCGGCCTGACGGCGCCGCAGATGACGCAGCTCATGGACCGCTGGCCGTACGAGGCGTACATGAAACCCGTCCCGAACGCGCGGGCAGTCCTCGGGACGCTGCGCGAGCGGGGGCTGAAGGTGGGCGTGCTCAGCAACACTCTGCCGAGCATCGACCGGACGCTGCGCTTCGTGGGTCTGGACGATCTGGTGGATGTCGCCGTGGCGACCTGCTCGGTCGGGGTGCACAAGCCGGACCCCGGCGCGTACCGGCACGCAGCGGACGCGCTGGGCGTGCGCCTGGAGGAAGTGCTGTTCGTGGACGACAAGATCGAGAACGTCGTTGCCGCCCGCGCGCTGGGCATGCACGCCCTGCTGATCGACCTGAGCGGCGCGCACCCGGACGCCATTCACGACCTCGCGCAGGTGCTGGAGGCCGTCGAGGGGCTGGACGTCGCGTGCTGA
- a CDS encoding maltose ABC transporter substrate-binding protein, giving the protein MKRTLTLLALALAGSAHAATLTVWTHFNDKAEVAWLGSQVKTYQNLSGNTVKVVNVPLDKIVDQLLKTAKQGKGPDVIVTLPQDRIGQLAQAGVIEPLNSTARRSEFDQTTVRALTVGGKLYGLPMFAESVALVYNKKLVPTAPATWADFLKVAKRNTNTAAGRYGFLTDLSNAYMNYGFFSAYGSYVFGDQDGTLDVRDIGLNNSGARKALSLMNDLRFKDRLVPADMTGDKVKAAFLKGNAAMIVTGPWDMGDIKKAGINYGITSVPMPPGATGRWSPFVGVQGVVLNAYGTQKDVATQFAEGLVTSVAQLSFNQAGGRIPVNIGVRMRLAGNPIVAGFGRIISGGTPMPNVPAMGQVWGPWSDAVNASVQKPAQDYTTLLDTAVKAMKKTIK; this is encoded by the coding sequence ATGAAACGAACCCTCACCCTGCTGGCCCTCGCCCTGGCGGGCAGCGCCCACGCCGCCACCCTCACCGTCTGGACGCACTTCAACGACAAGGCCGAAGTCGCGTGGCTCGGCAGTCAGGTCAAGACCTACCAGAACCTCAGCGGCAACACCGTCAAGGTCGTCAACGTGCCCCTCGACAAGATCGTCGACCAGCTCCTGAAAACCGCGAAGCAGGGCAAGGGCCCCGACGTGATCGTCACCCTCCCGCAGGACCGCATCGGCCAGCTCGCGCAGGCCGGCGTCATCGAACCCCTGAACAGCACCGCCCGCCGCAGCGAATTCGATCAGACCACCGTCCGCGCGCTGACCGTCGGCGGGAAACTCTACGGCCTGCCCATGTTCGCCGAGAGCGTCGCCCTGGTGTACAACAAGAAACTCGTCCCCACCGCCCCCGCCACCTGGGCGGACTTCCTGAAGGTCGCCAAGCGCAACACCAACACCGCTGCCGGACGCTACGGCTTCCTGACCGACCTGAGCAACGCCTACATGAACTACGGTTTCTTCAGCGCGTACGGCTCGTACGTGTTCGGAGACCAGGACGGCACCCTGGACGTGCGCGACATCGGCCTGAACAACAGCGGCGCCCGCAAGGCACTCTCGCTGATGAACGACCTGCGCTTCAAGGACCGACTCGTGCCCGCCGACATGACCGGCGACAAGGTCAAGGCCGCGTTCCTGAAAGGCAACGCCGCCATGATCGTCACCGGCCCCTGGGACATGGGCGACATCAAGAAGGCCGGCATCAACTACGGCATCACGTCCGTCCCCATGCCCCCCGGCGCGACCGGCCGGTGGAGCCCCTTCGTGGGCGTGCAGGGCGTCGTCCTGAACGCATACGGCACGCAGAAGGACGTCGCCACGCAGTTCGCCGAGGGGCTGGTCACCAGCGTCGCGCAGCTGTCCTTCAACCAGGCGGGCGGACGCATCCCGGTGAACATCGGCGTCCGCATGCGTCTGGCCGGCAACCCCATCGTGGCGGGCTTCGGCCGCATCATCAGCGGCGGCACCCCCATGCCCAACGTGCCCGCCATGGGCCAGGTGTGGGGCCCCTGGAGTGACGCCGTGAACGCCAGCGTGCAGAAACCCGCCCAGGACTACACCACGCTGCTCGACACGGCCGTCAAGGCCATGAAGAAGACCATCAAGTAA